Part of the Gammaproteobacteria bacterium genome is shown below.
TTTCCAGGGCCGAACGTTTTTGGCTTATTTCCAGCTCACTGTAACCATTGGCGCGTTTGAATGCTTCGTGACTGGAAGTAAGAAATTCCTGTTCACTGGTGCTGTCAAAACTGATTTTTTCCGCAAGCAACAAGATGCCACCGGAATTCAGCCCGTTATAGACATTGTTCAAAAGAGCGTTTCGTTCCGAAACAGGAATGAATTGCAGTGTAAGAACGAGGCAAACGACGGAAGCATTTTCAACCACAACACTTCGTATGTCCTGGCACATGAATTCGAAATCCTTGTTCAATCCGAGTTCAGCAAGATTGGACCGGCATTGATCGATCATGGCACTGGAGTTATCTACCAGAGTAATCCGGCATGACGGTTCTGGTATGCGGCTGGCGACTGCGGCCGCGGTTGAGCCCAGCGAGCAACCGAGGTCGTAAATTCGGCTGCCAGGCCGATAGTGGCTGCTGGCAACAATGCCTGCGAGGGAGACCATCTGCCCATACCCAGGAACTGATCGGTTGATCATGTCCGGGAACACGCTGACTACTTTTTCATCAAAGCGGAAAGCGTCGATCTGATCAATGGGCGATGCAAATATTTCGTCTCTTTTCATGATGGCCAGAATAGCGTCGGGATCAAACCTGATTGGCTAATTATGCTGCGGCGAGTCTACTCCAAAGCCGCCTGTGGGCGCAGCATTATAACGCTATACCTGACACCTGGAGATAGAAATTTGAAGGTTTTTTGCCGTGGCGCTCCAAATTCGAAATCCCTTGTCTATAATCTGTTTTAGGTGAGGTAGCTGTAAAGTCGTAGACCCCATGACAACTAAAGACCAGAGCAGTGATCGGAGCACAACGACGCGAAAACATATCGTGGAAACGGCCAAAAGGTTGTTTTACGAGCTCGGATACAATCAGACCTCCTTTGCCGACATCGCGCGGGCTGCGGATATTCCCAAGGGAAATTTTTACTACCATTTCAAAACCAAGGACGACATTTTGTCCGCGGTAATCCGTTCCCGTATCGACGAAATCCGCAGTTTTCTGCAAACCATGGAGCAGGAATTCCCTGAACCGCAGAATCGATTGCAGAACTTCATTAATACCGCCTCGGATTTTTCTTCCGCCATTGCCCGGTTTGGTTGTCCTTTGGGCACGTTGATGACCGAACTGGGCAAGAATCAGCCGACCCTGAAAGCCCAGGCCCAGGAAATGTTTGACCTGTATCGACACTGGATCAGCGAACAGTTTCGCGCTCTGGGCCACGGCGCCCGAGCAGATGGCCTGGCGATGAGACTGTTGTCGCGTACGCAGGGCATCAGTCTAATGGGTCACGTTTACGGTCAGGATGAGTTTGTTAAGACCGAGTTGGCCGAACTCGGTCAGTGGCTCAGTAGCACCGCTTCCGGTTGAGGCAACATTCCGGGGCTATTGCGGCTGGCGCAGCAGCAGTTGGCCGATTACACTTTGATTTCCCGAATCTGCGCGAAACCTCTCTTCTCCAGGATGCAAAACCCGATGCGTTACGATGTCATAGTCATTGGTGGCGGCCATGCCGGTACAGAGGCTGCTGCGGCCTGCGCGCGCATGGGTTGTCGAACCCTGTTGTTGACCCACAACATCGAAACCCTGGGCCAGATGTCCTGTAACCCGGCAATAGGTGGTATCGGGAAAGGTCATTTGGTCAAGGAGGTGGACGCGCTCGGTGGCCTGATGGCGCACGCCACTGACCGCGGCGGAATTCAATTTCGGATTCTGAACGCCAGCAAGGGCCCGGCAGTACGCGCGACACGGGCCCAGGCTGATCGCGTACGCTACAAGGCGGCCATACGTTACGCGCTGGAAAACCAGGACAACCTGGATATTTTCCAGCAGGCTGCAGATGACTTGATTGTGGAAAACGATCGTGTTGCTGGCGTAGTCACGCAGATGGGCCTGCGTTTAATGGCGCCGGCGGTCGTGTTGACTACCGGCACCTTCCTCGGGGGGCGTATTCACATAGGTCTGAGTAACTACGAAGGCGGTCGCGCAGGCGATCCCCCTTCCAATGCCCTGGCTGCGCGACTGCGGGAATTGATGCCGCGTGTTGATCGCCTGAAGACCGGCACTCCACCCCGAATTGATGGTCGCACGATTGATTTCAGCCAACTGGAGCCGCAACCGGGGGATGAGCCGACGCCGGTATTTTCGTTTCTGGGTTCGCGCACCGATCATCCTCGCCAGGTAGCCTGCCATATTACCTATACCAATGAACGTACACATGACTTCATTCGTGAAGGCCTGGGTCGATCACCCATGTATACCGGTGTGATCGAGGGCGTGGGTCCGCGCTATTGTCCTTCCATAGAGGACAAGATTCACCGGTTTGCCGACAAGGATCGCCACCAGATTTTTGTGGAGCCGGAGGGACTAAATACCCATGAAGTCTATCCTAACGGGATCTCAACCAGCCTGCCTTTTGATGTGCAGTGGAAATTCGTTCGCTCCATGAAAGGATTTGAAAACGCCCACATCACCCGGCCCGGTTATGCCATTGAGTATGATTATTTTGATCCGCGGGATCTGCGGCCGACACTGGAAACCCGTGCCATGCCCGGACTGTTTTTCGCTGGCCAGATAAACGGCACGACCGGGTATGAAGAAGCCGCTGCCCAGGGATTGCTGGCCGGCCTGAACGCCGCACGACTGGTCCAGGAAAAAGAATCATGGTACCCGATGCGGAACCAGGCTTACCTTGGCGTGTTGGTGGATGACCTGATTACCCGTGGAACCAACGAACCTTATCGTATGTTTACGTCGCGGGCAGAGTACCGGCTGATGTTGCGCGAAGACAACGCCGATCTACGATTGACTGA
Proteins encoded:
- the cmoA gene encoding carboxy-S-adenosyl-L-methionine synthase CmoA, translating into MKRDEIFASPIDQIDAFRFDEKVVSVFPDMINRSVPGYGQMVSLAGIVASSHYRPGSRIYDLGCSLGSTAAAVASRIPEPSCRITLVDNSSAMIDQCRSNLAELGLNKDFEFMCQDIRSVVVENASVVCLVLTLQFIPVSERNALLNNVYNGLNSGGILLLAEKISFDSTSEQEFLTSSHEAFKRANGYSELEISQKRSALENVLVTESALQHEHRLRETGFDTAYRFFQAYNFVAWAAHKR
- the mnmG gene encoding tRNA uridine-5-carboxymethylaminomethyl(34) synthesis enzyme MnmG, whose translation is MQNPMRYDVIVIGGGHAGTEAAAACARMGCRTLLLTHNIETLGQMSCNPAIGGIGKGHLVKEVDALGGLMAHATDRGGIQFRILNASKGPAVRATRAQADRVRYKAAIRYALENQDNLDIFQQAADDLIVENDRVAGVVTQMGLRLMAPAVVLTTGTFLGGRIHIGLSNYEGGRAGDPPSNALAARLRELMPRVDRLKTGTPPRIDGRTIDFSQLEPQPGDEPTPVFSFLGSRTDHPRQVACHITYTNERTHDFIREGLGRSPMYTGVIEGVGPRYCPSIEDKIHRFADKDRHQIFVEPEGLNTHEVYPNGISTSLPFDVQWKFVRSMKGFENAHITRPGYAIEYDYFDPRDLRPTLETRAMPGLFFAGQINGTTGYEEAAAQGLLAGLNAARLVQEKESWYPMRNQAYLGVLVDDLITRGTNEPYRMFTSRAEYRLMLREDNADLRLTETGRELGLVNDHRWRMFSEKRDAMEREQQRFETTRLHPAQVDPATSERVFGGELSRDHTLMDLLRRPNVAYEDLIDLAGFEHVGIDEVAQQLEITAKYSGYIDRQMAEIEKQQRNEQTRLPDNLDYSNVRGLSAEVQQKLSDYRPATIGQASRISGVTPAAISLLLVHLKKRAG
- a CDS encoding TetR/AcrR family transcriptional regulator, with protein sequence METAKRLFYELGYNQTSFADIARAADIPKGNFYYHFKTKDDILSAVIRSRIDEIRSFLQTMEQEFPEPQNRLQNFINTASDFSSAIARFGCPLGTLMTELGKNQPTLKAQAQEMFDLYRHWISEQFRALGHGARADGLAMRLLSRTQGISLMGHVYGQDEFVKTELAELGQWLSSTASG